The genomic DNA ACCGAAGAAGACTGATCACTGATGATCTTGGTTTCATGTTCCTTATGCGAGGACTTGACGTAACGTCTGGAAATGTAGCTTGTGTGATGGTGGAGACGATGATTGGTTGGGTCGATTCCCATTTTGATGAGTTTCCTCCTTAAGTAAGTTTCCCAATGGATCCTAACTTCGTTGTCGGTTCGTCCAGGCAATCTTCCCGCTATCAATGCCCATCTGAAAAACAAAGTACCAACAAATTTTAACTGTCACACATTCACATTACATTCaattaatactaaactaatGAAGATGAGGAATGAATAAAAGAACCTATTGCCAAGAAGTGCATGAAGCTTGAGGATGAGGTCGTCTTCATCTTTTGAGAAGTTGTTGCTTTGTTTTACTTCTGGCCTCACGTAGTTTCTCCCTCTCAATCGAAATCTCTTACCACGGTGTTGcattccttaaaaaaaaagcgAATAGGGATCAAATTTCACAAACTTAAACTCCCTCATGTATATGTGATCTATGAATAGTAAAAACACACAATTATTActgtttcaaaaga from Camelina sativa cultivar DH55 chromosome 7, Cs, whole genome shotgun sequence includes the following:
- the LOC104701758 gene encoding myb-related protein 308; its protein translation is MNKIPLRAPSSPSGMQHRGKRFRLRGRNYVRPEVKQSNNFSKDEDDLILKLHALLGNRWALIAGRLPGRTDNEVRIHWETYLRRKLIKMGIDPTNHRLHHHTSYISRRYVKSSHKEHETKIISDQSSSVSESCGITFLPISCTNCSEDSNSTGQSRLPDLNIGLIPTPTSLPGRCLQDSSESSKNGSTGQETLLLFQ